In Proteiniborus sp. DW1, the following are encoded in one genomic region:
- the cas8a1 gene encoding type I-B CRISPR-associated protein Cas8b1/Cst1 codes for MVGEKIRLYMEDWLYNSGLVGFYNILKHAENEVVINQNYLEFDSDNLVDFEKKYFSYLMYKYKDILSLNKITSFEDFILYYEESNFENFDEKSLEITNKYISDVAKKQIKSNSYKSAYELIKSTVDILGLEKSLKTINLKKKQKIEDILPEVKDKFKLLMQIIGYMKLEDAQKYIGAKNAMYTVIKNGWNGVCFLNPQTKEKDMYIDFKDYFVDPTIEYLKIDKSRFRFSCFSCNRSMKDLTNDLSFLNSTGFDVSRKSSHVWDFQNDIAVCPICKLIYSCVPAGISYLYDKGIYINDNSSMKNAIDINNKIYMEIYKQSKEDKKLTYKALVKSINEEYNDKIKYELADIQLVRYEDEKYRFNILSKDSLRVIKGSEDDLNKLINCGFKEINTYFNVYELVVDRLLNSQNMFTLVQKMLHYKLSQPKDSHYNSYHVIRILRINTRFLKGVGCMKEKEIDIVDLGNKAGYFLRKDYGDSVDKLNGIAYRLLNSLKTNNKDSFMDTLLNCYLYVKSPVPKVFLEVFSSDEDFKTIGYAFVAGLIEGKKENINDNGNGGNDNE; via the coding sequence ATGGTGGGAGAAAAGATACGCTTATATATGGAGGATTGGTTATATAATAGCGGTTTAGTAGGCTTTTATAATATATTAAAACATGCTGAAAATGAAGTAGTAATAAATCAAAATTATTTAGAGTTTGACTCTGATAATCTAGTAGACTTTGAAAAAAAATACTTTAGTTATTTGATGTATAAATACAAGGATATATTGTCATTAAACAAGATAACTTCGTTTGAAGATTTTATATTATACTATGAAGAAAGTAATTTTGAGAATTTTGATGAAAAGAGTCTAGAAATTACAAATAAATATATATCTGATGTAGCAAAGAAACAAATAAAAAGTAATAGTTATAAGTCAGCCTATGAATTAATAAAATCTACAGTTGATATTTTAGGCTTAGAAAAAAGTTTGAAAACCATAAATCTTAAAAAGAAACAGAAGATAGAAGACATCTTACCAGAAGTAAAGGACAAATTTAAATTATTGATGCAAATAATTGGGTACATGAAACTAGAGGATGCTCAAAAATATATAGGAGCAAAGAATGCTATGTATACTGTAATAAAAAATGGATGGAACGGAGTTTGCTTCTTAAATCCTCAAACAAAAGAGAAGGACATGTATATAGACTTTAAGGATTATTTCGTTGACCCAACAATAGAATATTTAAAAATAGATAAATCTAGATTTAGGTTCAGCTGTTTTTCTTGTAATAGGAGTATGAAGGATCTTACAAATGATCTTAGTTTTTTAAATTCTACTGGATTTGATGTAAGCAGAAAATCCTCTCATGTGTGGGATTTTCAAAACGATATTGCTGTCTGTCCTATCTGCAAACTAATATATTCATGTGTACCTGCTGGAATTTCGTATCTTTATGATAAAGGAATATATATAAACGATAACTCAAGTATGAAGAATGCTATCGATATAAACAATAAGATTTATATGGAAATTTACAAGCAAAGTAAAGAAGATAAGAAGCTAACATATAAAGCATTAGTAAAATCAATAAATGAGGAATATAACGATAAAATAAAATATGAGTTAGCAGATATTCAACTAGTTAGATATGAGGATGAGAAATATAGATTTAACATTCTCTCTAAGGATTCTCTAAGGGTTATTAAAGGTTCTGAAGATGATTTAAATAAGCTAATTAATTGTGGTTTTAAGGAAATCAATACGTATTTTAATGTATATGAGTTGGTTGTGGATAGACTTTTAAATAGTCAGAATATGTTTACTTTGGTTCAAAAGATGCTTCATTACAAATTATCGCAGCCGAAGGATTCACATTATAATTCATATCATGTAATTAGAATTTTAAGGATTAATACAAGATTTTTAAAGGGGGTAGGATGTATGAAAGAAAAAGAAATTGATATAGTCGATTTAGGAAATAAAGCAGGATATTTTTTAAGAAAGGATTACGGAGACTCTGTAGATAAGTTAAATGGTATAGCTTATAGATTGTTAAATTCATTAAAGACGAATAATAAGGATAGTTTTATGGATACTTTGTTAAATTGCTATTTATATGTAAAATCACCAGTGCCTAAGGTTTTTTTAGAGGTTTTTTCAAGTGATGAGGATTTTAAAACTATTGGATATGCTTTCGTAGCAGGACTTATTGAAGGGAAGAAAGAGAATATAAATGATAATGGGAATGGAGGAAATGATAATGAGTAA
- a CDS encoding CRISPR-associated helicase/endonuclease Cas3, which produces MNNFLAKSNPIETINEHTDNLIRNFNILKEIYPSLHVNWDILYRACLYHDLGKMNMKFQDKIEKRKKHTNEIPHGILSLLFIDFETLENEGYSEDEIKLLFHSIAYHHDRELNYTESQLEEEIESIKKEFKYFKYDKLDYKFVNHYIEEEFFVKNERIYEKADNDLFFKYILVKGLLNRIDYAASGGIDVEKENNFLLQNLEENLLEKFRLKNPDAKWNELQKYMIEHRDSNLIIVAQTGMGKTEAGLLWIGNNKGFFTLPLKTAINAMYKRITEKIVGEDYENKVGLLHSDIKREYLSRKDDIDFDEYYNKTRQLSLPLTICTLDQIFDFVYRYRGFEPKLATLAYSKVVIDEVQMYSPDLLAYLVVGLSYIDKIGGKFAILTATLPQIFVELLEKENVKFLKPKPFTNNRIRHSIKVINEKMNSDFIKEVYKNNKVLVICNTVKEAQRIYLELSEDEKIKKDIKLFHSGFIKKDRKIKEKEILEFGDKEKTYEGIWITTQVVEASLDIDFDILVTELSDLNGLFQRLGRCYRDRDWVNEGYNCYIFNGGESKCTGVGTVIDENIFNLSKKALGEVKGVITEDEKISLIDSIYNMENLKDSNYYIELIEAIEYVKLIESYEKSAADIKRIFRNIESKTVIPKPVYIENKDEIEQCILILQKEYNKDMDSKERKKLKEEKLNARIRLDDFTLSIPLYRVDEQLLKQKNINEYEYIEVFECDYNDRLGIIYKSKGDYKKEVRSCEDRMS; this is translated from the coding sequence ATGAATAACTTTTTAGCTAAGTCTAACCCGATAGAGACTATAAATGAACATACTGACAATCTAATAAGAAATTTCAACATATTAAAGGAGATTTATCCCAGTTTACATGTAAACTGGGATATACTATATAGAGCTTGTCTTTATCATGATCTAGGCAAGATGAATATGAAGTTTCAAGATAAAATAGAAAAAAGGAAAAAACATACGAATGAAATTCCACATGGCATATTGAGTCTACTTTTTATTGATTTCGAAACTTTAGAAAATGAAGGATATTCAGAAGATGAAATAAAATTGCTATTTCATTCCATAGCGTATCATCATGATAGAGAATTGAATTATACAGAATCTCAATTAGAAGAAGAAATTGAATCTATAAAAAAAGAGTTTAAGTATTTCAAATATGATAAATTAGATTATAAATTTGTTAATCATTATATTGAAGAAGAGTTTTTTGTTAAGAATGAAAGGATTTATGAAAAAGCAGATAACGATTTATTCTTTAAATATATCTTGGTAAAAGGTCTACTTAACAGAATAGATTATGCAGCTAGTGGAGGTATAGACGTTGAAAAAGAAAACAATTTTTTGTTACAAAACCTAGAAGAAAACCTATTGGAAAAATTCAGACTGAAAAATCCTGATGCGAAATGGAATGAACTACAGAAATACATGATAGAACATAGAGATAGTAATCTTATAATAGTAGCTCAAACTGGTATGGGGAAAACAGAAGCTGGGCTTTTATGGATAGGAAATAATAAAGGCTTCTTTACACTTCCATTAAAAACAGCTATAAATGCAATGTATAAAAGAATAACAGAAAAAATAGTAGGTGAAGACTATGAAAATAAGGTGGGACTTCTTCATTCAGATATTAAAAGAGAATATTTGAGCAGGAAAGACGATATAGATTTTGATGAATATTACAATAAAACAAGGCAGTTATCATTACCTTTAACTATATGTACATTGGATCAGATATTTGACTTTGTATATAGGTATAGGGGATTTGAACCGAAGCTTGCCACACTAGCATACTCTAAAGTAGTAATAGATGAAGTGCAGATGTATTCACCAGATCTATTAGCGTATTTGGTTGTAGGTCTTTCTTATATAGATAAAATAGGAGGAAAATTTGCTATATTGACAGCGACTTTACCTCAAATATTTGTGGAATTACTAGAAAAAGAAAATGTAAAATTTCTAAAGCCCAAACCTTTTACCAATAATAGAATAAGGCATAGCATTAAGGTGATAAATGAAAAAATGAACTCTGATTTCATTAAAGAAGTATATAAGAATAATAAGGTTCTAGTTATATGCAATACTGTAAAAGAAGCACAACGAATATATTTAGAATTGTCAGAAGATGAAAAAATCAAAAAGGATATAAAATTATTTCATAGTGGATTTATAAAAAAAGATAGGAAAATAAAAGAAAAAGAAATATTAGAATTTGGAGATAAAGAAAAGACATATGAAGGAATATGGATTACAACTCAAGTTGTAGAGGCATCTTTAGATATAGACTTTGATATCTTAGTTACAGAACTTTCAGATTTAAATGGATTATTTCAAAGATTAGGAAGATGTTATAGGGATAGAGATTGGGTTAATGAAGGATATAATTGCTACATATTTAATGGAGGAGAATCTAAATGTACAGGGGTTGGAACTGTTATAGATGAAAATATATTTAATCTTTCTAAGAAAGCCTTAGGCGAAGTAAAAGGAGTTATTACTGAAGACGAAAAGATAAGTTTAATTGACTCTATTTATAACATGGAAAACCTTAAGGATTCAAATTACTATATCGAGTTGATTGAGGCTATAGAATATGTTAAGTTAATTGAATCTTATGAGAAATCAGCTGCTGATATAAAGAGAATATTCAGAAACATAGAGTCTAAAACAGTTATTCCTAAACCTGTGTATATAGAGAATAAAGATGAGATTGAGCAATGTATACTGATACTACAAAAGGAATATAACAAGGATATGGATTCTAAGGAAAGGAAAAAACTAAAAGAAGAAAAAT
- the cas6 gene encoding CRISPR-associated endoribonuclease Cas6, whose protein sequence is MRYNVELALSNDNISKDKNRIVISFLKYIYESYDKNYYESLYEKEENKSKSFTFSLYMPNCKFTREEIIIPNKKIILNFSTSDMRDGILFYNAALANKGKTYRVKDNSITISKINMNKEKIITNDYAIYSSMSPVVVRKHKGDNKKTWYYSLNEEQGKEVFIENLKYQLLDNFGEERRLDIEEIAFQMLSNKEVKVKHYGIEILSNICRIKVQAKPYILDYIYKSGIGSKRNSGFGMLDLV, encoded by the coding sequence ATGAGATATAATGTTGAACTAGCTTTATCTAATGACAATATATCAAAAGATAAAAATAGGATTGTAATTTCTTTTCTAAAATATATATATGAATCCTATGATAAAAATTATTATGAATCATTATACGAAAAGGAAGAAAACAAAAGTAAGAGCTTTACTTTCTCTTTGTATATGCCAAACTGTAAATTTACCAGGGAAGAAATAATAATACCAAATAAGAAAATAATATTAAATTTTTCAACATCCGACATGAGGGATGGGATTTTATTCTACAATGCAGCATTGGCCAATAAAGGAAAAACTTATAGGGTGAAAGATAACTCTATAACTATAAGTAAGATAAATATGAATAAAGAGAAAATTATAACTAATGATTATGCAATCTACTCTTCTATGTCTCCTGTTGTTGTTAGGAAACACAAAGGTGATAATAAAAAAACATGGTACTACTCTTTGAATGAAGAACAAGGAAAAGAAGTATTTATAGAAAATCTCAAGTATCAATTATTAGATAACTTTGGCGAAGAGAGAAGATTAGATATCGAAGAGATAGCTTTTCAGATGCTAAGTAATAAAGAAGTTAAAGTAAAACATTATGGAATAGAAATTTTATCAAATATTTGTAGAATAAAGGTACAAGCTAAGCCGTATATCTTAGATTATATTTATAAGTCAGGGATAGGGTCTAAAAGAAATAGTGGATTTGGAATGTTAGATTTAGTATAG
- the cas7i gene encoding type I-B CRISPR-associated protein Cas7/Cst2/DevR encodes MSNLKPKGLAISMIFEAESANYGEGVGNVASLKKLTRDRGEQYTYISRQAIRYNISEQLGENIAPVKAEGSGDKKVVQFAEKATIKDYPEIDFFGYLKTEKGTGGKKRTAKVRLSNAISLETFKGDLDFLTNKGLADRINENMNIAQSEIHRSYYRYTIVMDLDQIGIDEVYDIELSSEEKIRRVNRLLDTIAFLYRDIRGRREDLKPLFAIGGIYDIKNPVFENVLDVKDNRLVVKQIEGVMFDSIKKDTSCGLIEGKFSNDNEIKEKLNALTMPEFFNGLKSKVKDYYEGK; translated from the coding sequence ATGAGTAACTTAAAACCAAAAGGATTAGCAATTTCAATGATTTTTGAGGCGGAAAGTGCAAATTACGGTGAAGGGGTAGGGAATGTAGCTTCTTTAAAAAAACTGACAAGGGATAGAGGAGAGCAATATACTTATATCTCGCGACAAGCAATTAGATATAACATATCTGAACAACTAGGCGAGAATATTGCACCAGTAAAGGCGGAAGGTAGTGGAGATAAAAAGGTCGTCCAATTTGCAGAAAAAGCTACCATAAAAGATTATCCGGAAATAGACTTTTTTGGATACCTAAAGACGGAAAAAGGAACCGGTGGAAAAAAGAGAACTGCAAAGGTAAGACTATCCAATGCTATATCTTTAGAAACTTTTAAAGGAGATTTAGATTTTCTAACTAATAAGGGATTAGCAGATAGAATAAATGAAAATATGAATATAGCTCAATCAGAAATACATAGGTCCTATTATAGATATACGATCGTTATGGATTTAGATCAGATTGGAATTGATGAAGTGTATGATATTGAACTTAGTAGCGAAGAAAAAATAAGAAGGGTTAATAGATTATTAGATACTATTGCATTCTTATATAGAGATATTAGAGGTAGAAGAGAAGATTTAAAACCTTTGTTTGCCATAGGTGGAATTTATGACATAAAAAACCCTGTTTTCGAAAATGTTCTAGATGTAAAGGATAATAGACTAGTGGTCAAGCAAATTGAAGGAGTTATGTTCGATTCTATAAAAAAAGATACAAGCTGTGGATTAATTGAAGGTAAGTTTAGCAATGATAATGAAATAAAAGAAAAGCTAAATGCATTGACTATGCCTGAGTTCTTTAATGGATTAAAAAGCAAGGTGAAGGATTATTATGAAGGAAAATAA
- the cas5b gene encoding type I-B CRISPR-associated protein Cas5b, translating to MKENKKAVRLKLYQNMVNYKKPTSFQLKETYPLPPYSTVIGMVHSLCDYKEYKEMEISVQGKYHSKVNDLYTRYEFKNGMKFDPARHQLQAGEFGISRGISTVELLVDVELLIHIIPQDQSLVSEIEKAFLYPREYPSLGRREDLVIIEEVKVVDVFEEEKIKASIRVREDYSAYIPINIIEDVKIKNNIQGIDVSGTRYKLNKNYELINHGTKNSPKIFRKWKKEEVVYGSNISALRKKDVILDEDNNVVFAI from the coding sequence ATGAAGGAAAATAAAAAGGCAGTAAGGCTAAAGTTATATCAAAATATGGTTAATTATAAGAAGCCAACTAGTTTTCAGCTTAAAGAGACTTACCCACTACCGCCATACTCAACTGTAATAGGTATGGTTCATAGTCTTTGTGACTATAAAGAATACAAAGAAATGGAAATAAGTGTCCAGGGGAAATACCATTCCAAAGTAAATGATTTATATACAAGATATGAGTTTAAGAATGGTATGAAGTTTGATCCTGCGAGACATCAATTACAGGCAGGAGAGTTTGGTATAAGTAGGGGGATTTCAACAGTAGAATTATTAGTTGATGTGGAACTATTGATTCATATTATTCCACAAGATCAGAGTTTGGTATCAGAGATAGAGAAAGCTTTTCTTTATCCTAGAGAATATCCTTCTTTAGGTAGGAGAGAGGACCTTGTGATTATTGAGGAAGTCAAAGTAGTAGATGTTTTTGAGGAGGAAAAAATCAAAGCATCGATTAGAGTAAGAGAAGATTACAGTGCTTATATACCTATAAATATTATAGAAGACGTAAAAATTAAAAATAATATACAAGGTATAGATGTTTCTGGGACTAGATATAAATTAAATAAAAACTATGAGTTAATTAATCATGGTACTAAGAATTCTCCCAAGATATTTAGAAAATGGAAAAAGGAAGAAGTTGTGTATGGATCTAATATATCTGCTTTAAGAAAAAAGGATGTTATATTAGATGAAGATAATAATGTAGTATTTGCAATTTAG